The sequence below is a genomic window from Myxococcota bacterium.
GGGTGAGCTTCTTCGGCACCGTCATGCTCGGGCCCGTGCTCCTCGAGTTCGGCAACGAAGAGCAGAAGCAGAAGCACCTGCGCGACATCACCTTCGGCCGCGTGCAGTGGTGCCAGGGCTACAGCGAGCCCGGCGCCGGCTCGGACCTCGCCGGCCTCCAGACCCGCGCCGTGCGCGATGGCGAACAGTTCATCGTCAACGGCTCGAAGATCTGGACGTCGATGGCCGACCAGGCCGACTGGATCTTCTGCCTCGTGCGCACCGACCCCGACGCGGCGAAGCACGATGGCATCAGCTTCCTGCTCTTCGACCTGCACCAGCCGGGCGTCACGATCTCGCCGATCCAGCTGATCAGCGGGCAGTCCGACTTCTGCCAGGTCTTCTTCGAAGACGCGAAGGCCGAGGCCTCGAACCTGGTCGGGCCGCTGAACGGCGGTTGGACGATCGCGAAGCGCCTGCTCCAGCACGAACGACAGACGCTCTCGGGCGGCATGCCCGGCGGCGAGTCGCCGACCCCGAAGAAGGGGGGGGCCTCCGAGGTTCCCGCGCCGACCAGCCCGCTCGCCGAAGACGCGCGCGCCTACCTGGGGACCGAAGGCGACCGCCTCGCCGACCCCGCCCTGCGCGATCGCATCGCCCAGTACGAGCTCGACAAGCTCTGCTTCGGTCTCACCCTGAAGCGCAACGGGCAGGAAGCCAAGGCAGGTCAGGGCACCAGCGCCGCGAGCTCGATGTTCAAGCTCTACGCGAGCGAGATGAACAAGCGCCGTGGCGAGATCCAGATGTCGACGCGGGGCGCCGCGGCCCTCGGCTGGGAAGGCGAAGGCTTCAGCAGCAACGAAATCATGGAAACGCGCGGTTGGTTGCGCTCGAAGGGCAACTCCATCGAGGGCGGCACCAGCGAAGTGCAGCTCAACGTGATCGCCAAGCGCGTGCTCGGCCTGCCCGACTAGGCCGAAGCGCCCTACCGCCCCATCCCACCCCACCGCGAACGAGAGAATCATCATGTCCTTGGTTTTGACCGAAGAACAGACCCTCCTGAAG
It includes:
- a CDS encoding acyl-CoA dehydrogenase family protein translates to MSTEDAALATFREQIRSWLPEVCPPSLKPGSDTTPSAEDRQAWLEAFAERGYTTPTWPKEYGGGGLSKQEVAVLNEEVTRFGVMPPGVSFFGTVMLGPVLLEFGNEEQKQKHLRDITFGRVQWCQGYSEPGAGSDLAGLQTRAVRDGEQFIVNGSKIWTSMADQADWIFCLVRTDPDAAKHDGISFLLFDLHQPGVTISPIQLISGQSDFCQVFFEDAKAEASNLVGPLNGGWTIAKRLLQHERQTLSGGMPGGESPTPKKGGASEVPAPTSPLAEDARAYLGTEGDRLADPALRDRIAQYELDKLCFGLTLKRNGQEAKAGQGTSAASSMFKLYASEMNKRRGEIQMSTRGAAALGWEGEGFSSNEIMETRGWLRSKGNSIEGGTSEVQLNVIAKRVLGLPD